A stretch of DNA from Pygocentrus nattereri isolate fPygNat1 chromosome 14, fPygNat1.pri, whole genome shotgun sequence:
atctccatttttttaaaaaatcttttgatCATGGGAGCTGTCCTTAAAATGAggggaaatttcatgatgcatagaAACgtcaacagaaatgatccaaaatctcttggactGAAACCTCTGTACTaaaacttacattgaaagttaagacATTTTTCTTCAACCTCTGGTAAATTTACCACTTGGGGATACACGTTTTTCTCTGGACGCTAGCATGCGTTTGtaagataaatataaaaatgttgttttttaccttaatttggaaaaatctccaatcttttgaaaaaagaagacaaaaatctAAGACTAACGGTTTTGACTGTCGCGCTTAAAGGAAGCCAACCGCTCTGTTTAGGCAGACTGGCCCAGCTGTCTGCACTCATAGGGATGAATATATGTAGTAACACTCGTTATCAGTCGTTGCCATGCAGGGCTTTTAGCGATTTTAGGTGATAACGATGTTTATCCTGTATTTCTACAGTAGAAGTGCAGCTCGTGTCAGAGTCTGGAGCTCCTCTTCAGGACCCTCTCAGTCCTCCGCCCTTTTGTTGTTATGACGACGAGGTCGTAAATCCGCCATGTTTTCCCCTGTTGTAGCGTTGCGACAGAGACGGAGAGCTCGAACGACATGAgtgaagaaaataataatacgGCAGAAACGGCGAGCGAGCAGCCGGAGCGCGGCGGGGTCATCGCCATCCACAATGCCCTGGGCGACGAAGGTAAACACGGAGAAAAGGGTCTAAATCAAACACTCCGGCTTCAGTTTTTTTCGACCTGTGCTGTCTGGTCGTCATTGAGCTACGGACGTTAGCAGCGCTTGACTAGTGATACTCGTTCGCTAAGtggctaacgctagctagcAAACTTTCCGCGCCGTGTTAGCTTAGCTAACGTTAGCGACGATAAGCGGCGCTCCACGCTTTGGTTTCAATGGCCTCATATTTACTTGATGGTCCATCATGGACTCGGGAACTATAGCGTTGTGGCGTCTTTACGTGTTAGCTAATGTAGTGTAAGTTAGCTAGGTTATTTGTCCTGAAGTACTCGCAGGGGAGCTAACTGTACATTAGAGACGTCAAACGGGGAATCACAACAGTAGGTTGCCCACATTGTCCTCTGCGCTCTTACGGAGACAGTGATGTCTAACGTGGCGAAAAAAcgtatttatttaataaacgATTTATACGTTGAAATCCTTAGCGAAATATCTGTTGTTAAGTAGTATAATATTTGCACACTCGACTGCCTACGATGTTGCTCTTTCCGTCCTGGGCACAGTGTTTTCCATGACTGATGTTTCCAAATCTGCAAGGAGGGAACAAGCCACAGGGTCCTGTGTCTCAAATGAGACCCTACAGCTAATGTGATGTGCTGTGTGAGTTATGAAATTGTGTTTTCTACACACAATATGGACTTGGGCACCCGTGGCTGAAGTGTTTGGTAGATAGCTATCAGCTATATTAAGCGCTGTTTGGGTGCAAAGGCCAGTATTTAAAACTGTGTCCACTCGTGCTCTGTGTAGGCAGCCCTTTGACTTTCAGCTCTGTGTTGCCTTAATCATGTTTGCTTCACATGGAAACTATGCTAATGTCTGCACCTCTGACATATTTTACAAACATGCCTATTCTGTGCCTCCTTGGAGTAGTGAGAGGATTGAGTTAACCTGTCAAGCTGTTGGATTTGCTCTGTTGATACTGTACATTATGTAGTAAACAGTTTTGTGTGTCTGCTGATGGAAGTCTGTTATTTTACTGGGCTAGCTTGCAAGTTAGCAAAATATGCAAGGGCCGTGCTTAAACCAGACAAAGcgtattttgtaaatatttatgatTTGACTCTGTCTTGTGTTTGACCTCGGGTGAACCAAAGGACCCAAAGCATGACCGCAGGAACTCTTTCAGAGGtttctgtaatgtaatgtattataTTGAGGCATGAAGCATCCTATAAAGGGCTGAGGGAGCATAGGATCATGGGAATGTAGAACCCTGCAAATGTAGGTATGcctctgtttctgctgtttacaCTCGCATTTGCAGTAATGAGAGAAGACACAAGGAAGCTAACATGGCTGTATTTTTTCAGCTAATATCACATCTGACATTGATTCTAACTTGACTGTGGTCCATAGCCAGTTGTAAAGCTTTTACACAAAGTGTGGACATTTCTGTTATCAGCTTAATAAAAGAGGCTTGGAATGTAAAATTAGACAGCTCTATAAGCAGAATTCTGTGTCACTGGCCACTGACAGTTCTGTCTGTAACCTCGTTTTAGCTGTTTTAGAAGTTAAAATAATCAGATTGGGTAAAGTCAATGATGTGACACGGCTTGTTtaggttttattatttgtaCCAATGCTGTGAACTGGTTCCTCTGTCTCTATAGATGAAGATATTCACAAATGTGGCCGATGTGGAGAAGAGTTTTCCACTCTGGATACCTTCATTCAGCATAAGCTTAGTCGGAGCTGCCAACGTCCTGTACAGAATTCACAGGTATGTTTCACTCTtggtgaatgtgtatgtctgtctgtctgcccagcgatggactggcggcctgtccagggtgtattctgcctttcGCCTGATGACAGCtaggataagctccagcaccccccgtgaccctgagggagaaatggcttagaacatgtgtgtgtgtgtgtgtgtgtgtgtgtgtgtgtgtgtgtgtgtgcttgtttcaCTCTTGGTGTGTGTTATGTATATGAGTTGGGCAAAAAAGCACTATGTACTGTAAAGTCTCTTTTTGCTGTAGATAGAGCTTAAATGTTTTGGCTTTAAAAATGCAGATCCTGTAGCTCAAGTGGCCacttattttggagattttactgtgttatttttccattttaacaaacatgtttgttttgacatgGAACTAATGGCATTATCAGCGTTCATTAACTATAACCATTACGATAGCTAACATGAGTATGTGGTCGTTGTATTGTCCGACTGCTGAGCTAGAACATCTGCCATAATAGTTGATGTTCCACTGGCTGAAATGTTCTTATGTCACTCTGAAATAAGGTCTTTAATAAAATAGTGTTAACTGGACTAATGTTACACTAAGATATTATCTTGGGTGTAGCTAAAGACACAGCTTAGATCACCATAGAACCACTACAGTCACCACAGTGGCTTGGACTGAAATGAATTCTGTTTTGAGGGGAAATGTGTTGATTTACCAGATCTACTTAAATGATACTGGTGTTGTTCTGCCTTGCAATGTTTAAGGAATTGTGTTAAAGTATTTGAGGAGAAAATACTAGTAATGCAGCAGATACAATATTTAGTAAATAAGACTTCAGTTTAAGTTTATGAATTCTTCCAAAAGATATCAGCTTGGCCTTATAAAGAACCATCAGACAATAAAGTCTGCTAAAACTTTTTAATGAGATTTGGTTACAAAAACACTCAGTAAAATATACTGTCATGCCAGCTATCTGTGCAAATCTTAATCTAGCAAAATTTGATAATATACATAATTGGTATGGACCTTCATTGTCAATTAGTTTGTTTATAGCCCTGGTATGTATTGAGCAATTGAACGGGAGCAAGACAGAAGTGatattattaatgtaattttttaaaagaaatactaCCTTTTCAAAGCATCACCTTGCTGGTTTTTGGTGTTAAAGCATGCTAAATGTCCAAGTGGCCAGTGCAAATTTGTCTGAACCTGCTTATAttagtctttttgttttttgtcagtCAAATGGTTTCAGTGGTGGTGCTGCTCCCAACGTAAACGCCAGTGATGATGGCCAACCTTCAGAAGATCGAGAGAAATCCAAAACGGGTAGAGCATTTGTTTTTCTCACCATAGATACTTTGAATGGAGCATTGTACTGTACACTGTCCTGCCACTTCAGGAAGTGCACCTACTTGTATTTATAGTCATTGTTGATTTTATCGGCTCCCCGTACCATGTAGAGGTgacttgtagttctacaattacatactgtagtccatctgtttctctgcatacactTTCATCCTGTCCCTCAGTGGACCACCATTGAACTGGTATACTTTAAGGTTgtggatcattctgagcactgcagtgacactgatgagGTGTTggtctgtttgtgtgttctgtgtatgcacaggtggatcagacacagcagtggtgctggagtttttaaacacattttttttaaaaaacaattttaaatgcATCTGAAGTAGTCCATCCATCAAAAatttccagccaacagcatcaagtgatcactgatgaaagactagaggatgaacaacacagcaacagatgagctattgtttCAGACTTTACAAGATCAATGAGGTCCAGTAGAGCGGACAGTTGAATGACCCTACACCCAAATTTgacctgctttgtggtggtcctgtgagggtcGTGATAATTAAAGAGTAATGTGCAAGGAGGCTAAGAAAGtatgcacaaaaacaaatggACTCTGTAATTGTGGGACTACGACATGGAGCTTTTCAAATAGACAAAGGGTGTAGATACGAGGAGGTGTGCTTGATAAAGTGTCTGGTCAGTGTAGTCCAACAGACTTTATTAGTTTCTTTCATAGTGGTCCTTTGTTTGCCTAAGCCTTTAGCTAAGACCTATAAGCAAGTCACCAAAATTGTTGTAATCTTCATCTAGTTAAGGTAAGCTGCTCTGCTAATGTAGGCATTTATGTTTGTCTCTCTGACTTTAGATGAGGGTGATGGAGTGGTGACCACCACCAGCAGAAAGAGAAGTCGCTTACCAAAACACCATGTTGAGTCAGAAGATGGAGAGGACCAGAGTTCGGATCCTACTAAACTTATTGTGAAGCTTACAGCAGACGGACGCTACATTTGTCATATATGTGAGAAGACTTTTAAAACGGTATGTTGCATTTGACACCATTCTGTACGACTGATGAAGCTTTGTTGAATTGTAAAAGCCTTACCGTGGTCATTTTTTGATTGGTTCAGCTTTAAAACTGTTGTTTTTCCTGTTCTGTTGTTTTCCCTGTTCCACATCCCCATGTAGACGAATATCTTGAGGACACACTTGTTTACTCACACAGACAGGAAGGATTTTAAGTGTGAACTGTGTGGAACTGCATTCAGAACCAAGGGCTCTCTGATTCGCCACAAACGGCGGCACACAGGTACAGATAGGGGCTCAGAGTGGGGAATGTGGTCTAGAAACATACGGGAAACCTATTGCTGTCAAAAGATAGTAATTAATCAACTTTGTCTTATTTACtcaaatttgaccctaaagaaGAATGTTATCCATTTAAGAAGCAGTGTTTTTGGTCTTATTAGATTCTTGTTATAGTATACACTCCTGAGCAAAACTGTAGCTTTCTACTTTGCTATGTTTTTACTTTGCTTTTGTTAGATTGTCTCTGGCTGTTTAATCAATGGTTCTCCCTCAAGCATGGTTCAGCGTAGGCCGCGTGAAGCGTCCTCCAGTGCTAACGTTATCACTATTACTGGTATTTCTGGCATCAGTGGTATGTTGCTTGAAAATGATTTCTCAGCCTTAATGTACTGCAgtggaaattttttttttttttttaactatggCAGTAACAGGAATAATCCTGTCAAAAGATCCAATATATAGCAAGTTTCAGCACTTGGACAGCTCTGTTTCAGCTGTCTACTACAGGTGGTGTAAAGTGTCAGACTGCTTTAATGTTTTGTaaacaaatatttgattttaataatTCAACAGTTTTTGACAGCCCTACAGAAAACGTAACTGTGGCCTGGGCTGTGACCCACCTAGTTTGGTACTATGGGCCAAAGGGCAATTAATGTAAACCGTAGGCTTACCGAGTCCACCTGCATGTATTTTGATGCACTAAAAATAAACTTTACCTCTGCCAGTACTTGGCCTGGACAATCAATTATACATACTGCAGCCAATGCATCAGATCATCATGTGGCCTCACTAGATAGTTCCATGGAATGTACAAGCAGAACTGTCATGATCTGCCTCTCAACATTgacattattttgtttttcagatgaGCGTCCTTACCGGTGCAATCAATGCGGCCTCGCCTTCAGAGAGTCTGGTGCCCTGACTAGACACCTGAAGTCCCTCACTCCTTGTACAGAGAAGATCCGTTACAGCCAGTGCCAAGAAATCCTGGTCAGCAAAGAAGGCATTCGCACAGGTAAATAGCCCAAAGTTAGGTTTCAGTTTGTAGTGttccttttttaatttgtgCCGTTGGGCCAGGCAATTAACCCCCACTGCCCCAGGCAACACTGCTGTACTGGCACCAAGCTGCTTCCAGATTGGACATGACGTAACATAATGCTGCCTCACCAGGAAACCTGGGTTGTCTTGTTCTGAATCAGTGGTGCATGTGTGTTGTTGTCTTATTGCAGAAGTCCAGCAGACACCTGTTCTCTCTCCAAAAGAGCAGCCGATACCCATAATGAGTGTGGTGGAGACTGCCCAACCTGGCATTCATATACAGGTGGTGGAAGACCTAGGACAAGTACATCAGGTCTTtatgttattttgtttttccatgatttgATTGGAGTTCATATTTCACTCTGTTTGTTAAGGTCACTGAACAGGCATTCTCTTTCCTGCTGCCTAATGGTACTTTAATGCTCAGTAAAATCTTTGATCTTCTCCAGACATACAGATACAGCTGGGATCATGACCCACAATATGCTCGAGTTCGCCGTGAAAAGGGCATGTTATTCAGtcacggccacttctttggttcatgaCCTCTGATTCTTTAAATGCTTCAGCCTCACTCTCCTCCGGCTGCGTTCAGCCGTTTCGGTCGAAACTGCTCCATGTTTGAAGAGGTTGTGATGagtctcttctcatttttggtacagaaacaaaAGCCTGAAtatttgagtctcagcagcgcgaaattatgacaaatgttGAGTTGGACCGCcataaaagtcacatgaattatacatacatatcggatttcagtaccacacatgaaagtgtctcaaatcagaattgaaaatgtcagattcaatgtgttttttgctgttcacacagtcacacaaatgacacatctgtgtcacatataaggaaaaagatcggatttgggccacttttacctgctgtgtaaatgtagtttAAGTGCACATATGCAGACTTTGCTGTCACCATCATCCATGGAAGTGGGTTGAGCTGAAGTGCCCTCATGTTAGTGCTTTCTACAGTCCCTGACAAAAGTCTTGTTGCTTATCCAAGGTGTAGGAACAGCAAATAATGACTTGTAGTTGATCAATTGAAATCAGAAATGCTTATATGAAAGGCAAAGCCCTCTAGATTATGCTTATTATACCAAAAGAAAGTTTTGTATCATTCATTGagttttatcatttaattaaGACCGAAAGGTCAGATTTTGTTTACAAGACCTATGTTGAAATTATACATATGCTTTATTTTGAATACACAAACATGCTACAATATCATTAGATCATAAAGTCATGGCGCCTTGGAAAAAATAATATCGTGTATGACTTCCATGAGCTCGGAGGACTGCATCCATACGTCTTGGCAATGACTCAAGTAACTTTTTGATGAAGTTATCTGGAATGGCAAATAAAGCAGTCTTGCAGGACTCCCAGAGTTTATCAAGATTTTTTGGTTTCATCTTCCAAGCCTCCTCATTCATCTTACCCCAGACATGCTCAATAATGTTCATGTCTGGTGACTGGGCTGGCCAATCCTGGAGCACCTTGATCTTCTTTGCTTTCAGGAACTTTGATGTGGATACTGAAGTATGAGAAGGAGCGCTGCAGAATTTGCCCTCTGCATCCTGCTGCAGAATTTGCCCTCTTGTGGTTTGGAATGTAATGAGCAGCAAGAATGTCTTGATACTTCAGGCTGTTGATGTTGCCACCTACTCTGCAGAGCTCTCGGACACCCCCATACTGGGTGTAACCCCAAACCATGATTTTTCCTCCCCCAAACTTGACTGTTTTCTGGGTGAATCTTGGGTCCATCCAGGTTCCAACAGGTCTTCTGCAGTATTTGCGCCAATTGGGATGCAGTTCAATGGATGATTCATCAGAAAAATCAACCTTCTGCCGTTTTTCCACTGTCCATCCTTTCTGCAAGCTGTGGGCCTTGGTAAATGCGACacgatttttttttgttgtcttctGTTTAATGCTGGTTTCTGAGCACTAATTTGGCCATGAAGACCATTGTGTGAAAGAATTCGACAAACCGTTCTTGTAGATGCAGCGTTTTCTGGTGACTAGTTCTCATGTTGCTCTGCTGCAGTTGAAAAAGGGCTGGACCTAGACGGTCGAAGTAACAAATGGTCCTCTCAAACAGTTGTCTTAAGGCGTCTGCCTGACCTGGGCTTGTCATGAACGTCACCAGTTTCTTGAAATCTTTTTCTTATCCTCTCCAATTGATGTTTGGATACAGTAAAGATGTCTGCCATCTCAGCAGCAGACTTGGTCTTCAAGGTCTTGATGATcagtacttttttattttgtgggtGAATCTTTAGCATGTTGTCAGAGGTCAGGTTGCACTTCACATGAAAGTCTGGTGTGCTGGGGTTCTTTTTATACACACCTGGGAATGTGTTAATTACATTATTAGTCCCAGGTGAAGCTCTAatctctgattggttgagtcaTTTAAAGACACGACAAGACTTTTGTCCTTGCAAAAACATGTTATGGACTTTACCAAGCTGTGGACATCAGGATACTTTTTGACAATATCATTTTGCACCCAGTTATTAATGTGAAAGCCCTTGACGTTAAAGTGAACCATTTATAGTAACGATTGATGATAATAAAGTTATGTATCATTTTAAGTTACTATGTCCTTATGCGACAAGACCTCTGTCAGGGACTGTATATGTTTGCAGCCTTGCGGATACAATGTGATGTTAGTTACTTTAGTGAACATCATGGAATGTATATTCGAAATCAGTGAAGTCTGGAGATTTACTTGGAACGATTATGTCTTATTAGTAATTATTCATCAGTTTCCTTATAATGCCCTTAATACATCAGTTGCCTCAGTAATGAAACTAATTAATAAGATGAGGGAACATTTGAAACCTATCTTGTAGGGATGATTCACTGGAATAAAAAAAGGGACATAATGTTTCTCTTCCCCCAAATACAGTTTATTGGCCATGTGAAATTTGCTTCATTAGTTTTGTAACAGAACCAGTACCAGTACAAGGTCAGTATAGCCAAAAAGCTAATTATTTTAGCTTCTTCTATTAGcctgttctttgtttttctctgggcAGGTAGTGTCCCAGTCTCAAACTGAAGCTGTGGTCGAGGGAGACAGTTTGATCTGCCAGGCCATCATCAATTCAGGCATTGCCCTGGAAACCGAGGCCACAGAGGCAGCAGTGCAGGCAGAGGCACGGTCACCTAAAGGTCCTGAGGCTGAGGCAAGGCTTGCAGAGATTCAGGTGACTGAGGAATGTGTGGAGGTGGAAGAGGAGACCGTGGTGAGTGGGGAAACTGCtaatagtgattttttttttttttttttttgcattcagATCCTGTGCCTTCGTTAACTGGGAACATTGATACATTGCTCAAAAGCTAGAGTCAGAgataccaaaaaaaaagtttgtaatatgACTAGCTTAAATTCCTGGATACTTGCAGTACCTACattactatgcaaaagtcatacaccacctttatttatttatttttatttctagtcaaaacgattataaaatacaagttatttatatttttttacctTCAGGAATAAACCAGgcagcacaaacacaccaagcactttattaggtatgcTATACTAATCCTGGGTAGGCCTCCCTTTGCTCTCAAATCAGCCTAAGTTCTATGTGACATGaattccacaagattttggaaagATATCTTTTTCTTTGTGACGTGTTGCGTTATGGTGGGAGTAGCCATTAGTAGATGGCTGAATTGTGGCAATGAAGGGAAGGGAAGTTGTCTCATTCAAGCAATTATTGATGGCCAAGAAAACCTTCCCCATACCATTAcgccacctccaccagcctggactgtagACACAAAGCAGTTaggtccatggattcatgctgatggtgccaaattctgaccctgcCATCTGTGTGCCTAAGCACCAAttgagattcatcagaccaggtTTTTTCCCACTGCAGgctcagttttctgtttttggctgACAGAGGTAGAGTAGAGTTGGATTTTATCggtctcacaatccaagtaattgCCCTCACATCCAGCAATAAAACATGAATACCTTGTTTTGACTGTTAAACAAATCaaagttgttttgttgttggcttctttttgttttttagttgtATACTTTCTATTTGCTTGAAGGACTCTTCAGAGAGGGAAGGGGAAGAAACAGCATCTAAGTCACACAAATGTCCTCACTGCGATCGAGCTTTCAGAACAATGTCTCACCTGCGCATTCACATCAAAGGCCATGTTGGTAAGCTCCAGCCCAAATGAAAACACTTTCTGGCTGTGACCGAAATGGATCTGTATTTTCGTTTTAGGACACCATTAAGAATGTCAATCATTTTTCGTTTAGTGACTGATTCATAGAACAAACGGGTTTTGAGGGCACTACAATGTCCCACAATGCGGTACTTGCTGAGCCTATGAAAACTAAATCTGTCAGACCTTCTGGTGAAAcatgcactgcaaaaaacagcagctctgaaaAGGACCCTAATTATGTTCATACAGGATAAACATTGACTGTTAATTGTGCTCCACTGCAGACATGAGGCAAAATGTGTATCAAGGTCAAGTTTTATAGTTTTCCCATGTACCCTGCATTTTTCTAAACATTACACCCATTTTTATGGTCTTTTTAACCTTGCTTAAGCAACTTATGCTGGGTTGTTTATGCGACTTGGAGGCTGGTGAGAAAGTGTctgaatttgtttgtttgttttgtgcatttttaatgcaattttGAAACTGTATAATTCTCCACTATAAAGTGCAACACTAATGAGGGAGTAGGGATCCATTTTGGTTGCAGCCTCTGTTCTTTCACAGTGTCCTTACTTAGCACTGTTCCATATTCTGGAATTACCCTTATTCATGTTCTCTACTGTAAATTAGGCCAGGGTTGGTGGGTTccagaaaaaaatttaaaatgctATTTTCTTACTTGGCAGGCTACAAGCCATTTAAGTGCCTCACATGTCAGAAAGAGTTTCTAACGGGCTATATGCTGAAGAAGCACATGGAGGTGCATGTGAGCGAGCGCAGGTATAAGTGTGGCGAATGTGGCAAGCTATTCAAAGCCATTGGGCATGTGCGGGAACACATGCGGGCGCATTCCAGTGAGCGGCCTCACCACTGCAACCTGTGCGACAAGAGCTACAAGACAAAGGTGAGCTGAGCAGGCACCATCACAGCTTTTGAATGGTCAGTTTTAGCTGACCAGCGAATGTTCAGTCTTGAAGACTGATGTTATTGGCTATAAACAATTGAAATAAACAGTTAACAAATACAAACTAATATCACAAACATTAAATTAGAGGTTGGCAATAGGACAATATTTAATTACTTCACAATATGCTTTAAGcattttgtggattttctcagtgCATAAATAACACTGATTAACTGTGTGTTACAatacagagagagtgtaatGAAGTCAGTTTAATGTAGTGCAGCACAGCATGTGAattgttgaataaaaataactcTTCAGTTGTTTTTGAAAGTATTTTTTATATGATGCTACTGGTGcttctttctgtatttcaatTTCAAACCTCACTCCTAAAGGTTGGGGTCAGTGCTGGCTTGtgtgtttgattgattgatttatttatttatttaaatgttttagaaaTAGCTTGTGATGTGTCCTAAAGATCCATTTCAATAcatagaaataaaagaaataaacaagttAACACAAGTCGTGTTATGGTTGTTCCGATCTTGCGTTAGAATGCACTCCAGGTCCACCATCGCACACACGGAGAAGATAAGCCGTATGTGTGTCCGCACTGCTGTCGTGGTTTTCGGGAAAAAGGTGCTCTGGTGCGTCACATTCGCCACCACACCGGCGAGAAACCCTTCAGATGTTCCAAATGCGGCCGGGGCTTCGCTGAACATGGCACTCTAAACCGCCATTTACGATCTAAAGGTAGGGCCACTGGCTACAGGTATCAAATCATACAGGCTTGAGTCTACTTCATGCAAGTCTGCAAATGTAGACACAAGCtgcctgtttttaatttgatgccatcacattccaaaaaagttggggtggggggcatgtttaccactgtgtttcatcacctcttctatTAACaaactctgtaagcgtttgggaactgaagagaccaattgctgtagtgttgaaaatgaaatgttttcccgttcatgtttttttttttttttttaataaacccGATTTCCTCCTCTATTTAGTTGTTTctaattccacctgctagttaggacttcCCCTAATCACACTTtgctaccaatgctaggagggtgaaggttagCACAGGTTTCCTCCGGGACCTGTGAAATcaaccaccgcttcttttcgaccTGCCGCTCACGCAATGTCACGGGACACCCAAACATGCTCGGAGGAAAGCATCAACTGCCAGATccgttatgtcagctaacagacgcctgcgctaaCTAGCAtcatgttgagtgatgggagaagaaggggggccatcctacccacctaGAGAGAGCTctattaaaaacaatttaaGAAGTGTCTGAGTGTCTCAGAATCAAAGATGGGtagaggttcaccaatctgtaaaaaaaactgtctaaaaaatgtggaacaa
This window harbors:
- the e4f1 gene encoding transcription factor E4F1 produces the protein MSEENNNTAETASEQPERGGVIAIHNALGDEDEDIHKCGRCGEEFSTLDTFIQHKLSRSCQRPVQNSQSNGFSGGAAPNVNASDDGQPSEDREKSKTDEGDGVVTTTSRKRSRLPKHHVESEDGEDQSSDPTKLIVKLTADGRYICHICEKTFKTTNILRTHLFTHTDRKDFKCELCGTAFRTKGSLIRHKRRHTDERPYRCNQCGLAFRESGALTRHLKSLTPCTEKIRYSQCQEILVSKEGIRTEVQQTPVLSPKEQPIPIMSVVETAQPGIHIQVVEDLGQVHQVVSQSQTEAVVEGDSLICQAIINSGIALETEATEAAVQAEARSPKGPEAEARLAEIQVTEECVEVEEETVDSSEREGEETASKSHKCPHCDRAFRTMSHLRIHIKGHVGYKPFKCLTCQKEFLTGYMLKKHMEVHVSERRYKCGECGKLFKAIGHVREHMRAHSSERPHHCNLCDKSYKTKNALQVHHRTHGEDKPYVCPHCCRGFREKGALVRHIRHHTGEKPFRCSKCGRGFAEHGTLNRHLRSKGGCYAVQQKDPDQVSSTEEQQESTDSVAATIITEDPHTVLVEFSSVVADTQEYIIGAPADETAQGEEMSIIQDSDSQMDSQIMKVVQHIVSQSHGSHQIIVRNVGADESPSVSDCGDTITIATPESLTEQVAMTLANAIGDGTILTTSTTEDAMETQHAAVTVVAAEDMALMQQEEQYVIASPEDMEIQTVVVV